aatcaTGTCTTCGACACAAATTACATGATCACGTGATGGAATTATTTTTTTCATACGTTGCAATGCACGACACATTTCCTAGTTTTTGAATAATTTTAGGTCACCCTACTTATCCTTTTTCTTGTAAAAAATACTAGTATTATTAGTTTTTTTAGGAAAGGAAAAAAGAATGTCAAGGATGGAACATTGTTCTCATATGGGCCAGGCCTAAGCCTGTAGCCCATTCTTAAAAAATAGTCTGTTAGCCCATTTAGGAAGCAGTACACATCAGCGCTTTCCCCTTCCATTCCAACTTTCCATTCCTCTTCTCGAAGCCGGCGCCATTGCCAGCCGCAAGTCTGGAAATCTTCATCCGCCTACGCCTCCGTCGCATGCGTCTTCTTTAGTCGGACCACCGCCGACGTTCCTTCTACCGGCGGTACCGCAAGCTCCACCACCCGCCCTTACTCGGCTTTCTCGAATTCCAATGCAAAGTCCTCCCACCCAACGATCAGGCCTCACCCCTCTGCGGTGGCCGCCAGAGCCACCACCCTTTCCGCAGACTTCTCATTTTACTTCCTCTCCGGCTCGCCCGCGACTGGAGCGTCTATGACATGTGTGACAGTCGCATCCTCCTCGATAGGCACCGCTAGTGTGACTATGACGTTCTCTTCCTGGAGATGGGGGTGTGCGACCCTTTGTACCGCCGGTACCTCCTGCTTCCTCCGATCCCTGATGACCTAGCTGCTTTGGTGGAGGACGTACCCGGTAGAAAACCGCACCGATTTTGTGAGACCTTCCTCTTGCCCCCCGATGACAAGGAGGCATGGGCTGCAGAAGAGACATCATTCATGGTAGTCTGGATGGAGCAATGTTCAACTAAGATGGTTTCCTTTGTCTTCTCTTCTAGGACCAGACAGTGATGAGCCATTTCCTCCCAGAGCTGGAGCCATTTGCTTGTTGGCTTGACACCCACTGCTTGATGTCAGGATACTGCATTTACCTCAGCAACAATCTCATCTCCTGGGCTTCTAAGCGCGATGCTACGGTGTCCAGGTCTAGTGCAGTGGCGGAGTACCGAGCTATGGCCTACACCCTCGCCGAATCATGTTGACTCTGGTAGCTTTTGCAAAGATTCCCACACGTGCCACGATCATCTACTACGACAACATCTTGGTTACATACCTCTCCTCCAACCCCGTCCCGCGTCAGCGCACAAAGCATGTGGATATAGATTTCCATATTGTCCGTGATCGTGTGGACTTTGGAGAtatatgtgtgcatcatgttccCCTCTACGTCGTAGTTCGCCGACATTTTCACAAAAGGGCTCCCAACCAGCGTCTCCTTCGAATTCCGGTCCAGCCTCAATGTCGTCGAGGACCCCATTTCCGCTGTGGGGGCTGTTGGAAAACGACTACTACCTCACCTACCTGACCGGTTCTCACGCGCCAACCTCCTGCTCTCCATGATGCAGGCCTGGAAATTGTTGGCTTGATTCAGATTTAGCTCGAAGCAATAGAAGAACAACATGGGACAGTCTGAAGatcaaagaaaaataaaaaggcaaCAACAGCGCTATTCGTTGCAGATCAGCTCCTTCATGGCGGATCACCATCCACTCGCGACAACACAATGCAGCACCGACTCCGATGGAGAATCGAAGAAGAAGTAGGCAAGTTGACGCCACAGAAGATCATCGAACGGACCACCGGTTTCCTATGATCGTACGCCACCCGGCCCCACCACCGCAGCTTCGACTTCACGTAAACAAACAACCGAGGCAATCTCATGGGCACGCCGGAGAAGATCCGACTACCCAACCAATGCCATGTCTCCGATGTCAATCACCCCGCCATCGTTGCCACATGAGTATACCACTCGCACAGCCTGACAGACACCCTTCCGCGAGCCGCCGTCCACCACCGTCATGATGCACGGGACCCTTtggccggatccacctccaagacgATGCCCCCTAGAGGGACAGCAGTGCCGAGCACATCTACTGGCATCGCCGTCGTCCTACCCGGAAGACTGGATCTAGTGTTTTCATCGGATAAAGTCAGGTAAGGAGGTGAGAACTGCGACGTCGATGCCTTCAGCAAGGGAACGACGCCGtgaggcgccgccatcgacgaCTCCGGCCATAACCGGAGTACGACTTTCGCCAGCGGCCAACCCACTTAAACCCAAAACTCGGCCAGCCCAGCGGCTGCCACCCACCCGCCGCAGACCCCCTGAAAATCAGGCCGGTTCCCGAGGCCTGCGGATCTCACGCATCCGATTGACCAAGCCACCGCAGACACCTCCAAGCTCGCACTGGATGCATCGACAAAAACGGTCGCCTGCCCGCTGGGCTTCCCATAGAAGCCACCAGGCCACCGCCTAGCAGATCCGAGTTAGGGGCGCCAACTGTGCTCCTTCCGCGATAAGGACGCTGCAGATCCATGATGGGAGCGACACCTGGGCACCCTGCGCACTCGCCTCCCCGGATCTGACAACCGTCATGATGCTGACCGACTGGCCCATCCGCGCGCGCCGCATGCACCCGCGCGTAGCCTACCTGCCCGCCGCGCCACCCAAATGCCACTCTGTAGTCGAGCGGGCCGCACCACAGGAGGGGAGACAACAAAAAGCCCGCTCGGGgggcactactagggaaaacatTATACACAACATCTTACTAGTAGCGCTTTTTAGGAGGAAACGTTGCTGCTAATGAACATTAGCGCTTGAGTGGAAAGAGCGCTGCTACTAtgcacatagcagtagcgcggtatCTAGAAAACAAGCTACTACTATaatggccagaccgttgccggcaGGCTAGGTATACTAGTAGAGCTCAGACGCAAAACACGCTAGTGCTATTGTACTTAGCAATAGCGCTTTCCACCAATCAACACTACTGCTAAATTCAGTCCCCTCGTAAGACCCAAGTTTAGTCCCATCTCGCTCCGCGAACAGaatgtttaccaccttaaatatggtgcttctcaaactatcacaaccAATTGAttttcattgaactctatgtgtaggatttgtggctgcaataGGAATCTTCGCCGGTTCCTAAACCGGGGAGGATTCCCACTGACAATTTAGATTCTACataaaaagatcattgatgaccAATGCTTTTTTTGAAGCTTCTTTTACATGCTTAgccttagtagtagcgcttgttctcaatagcagtagcgctggtccCTTTAGAGCACTATTGCTATGGAGCTTAGCATTAGCGGGCTTTATcaaccagcgctactactaaggcCACCATATCCACACCCCGCGCGTCCTCACTCTCCCCCACACTCTCACTCGCTCTCTgaccgccgcgcgccgccgccgccgtctcccccAAGGTatctgcctccctccctccctcctcctctcgccgccctcctctctcctccctccggcggccctcctctctcctccctcctcctctgacgaccctcctctctcctcccacctcctccgaccgccctgctccctcctccctcctcccacttccctcctctctcctccctcccccAGCCGCCCGAagccctccctcctccctcctcctcctcctcctcctctcttccacacCTCTCTCGATAGCTGTAGGTAACACCTCAcggtggcctatgttttgccagagtgttgattaattttcaTTCCGACAAATTTCaagcgctcgatatgtccttttttagcaaaggtcatgccgccgtgaattttggcatgacttgtgctagaatatgtaggaaatatcgagtggcccagattttctagaaagataattaaacgacatttcgggttgactttaagtctgtcgggACTCCACCATATATGAAACAAGTAGaatgccgactgttgtcgtgggggtcgttctTCCTCTTCCTTCTCATGATAGACCTTTTGGTAATGCACGGGAATGAAGAGAAGAACGACCATCATCAACGGTCGCAAATATCAGAGATGAAGAATCGCGACTgtcgaatatatacaccacgtgagctgagagttttgaAGAAACTACttgacagaccgatagtcaatccgtgatgaataataatgatctaatttagtttttgtagtatatatatatatatatatatatatatatatatatatatatatatatatatatatataattttagaagtttaatctttgaattatgaacataggaaatgtcgtccgACGACGATAGTCTCCCGGAGTGCGACTGGTGCGGCGACGACcggggtctgtgcgacaggcctcacctggtagaaggtcggcgcttcagtattaagctccaggagaccttcgatgttgaagcggtacgcaacgacgacaagtgtttttcgtaattaagcatgacttctgctTCTTCAAAGTGTAATTtctgtcttttacaattcgactagcttatcccatgccatgcaagacactATGTCTTGGAGCATCTGGATTTCGATGATCATGAAAACATGGAGACAAAGATAGGTCatctaaggacccatcatggttataattttgctgtaaatctatacaattctgagagcgtatcCCATCTTGGTTGCccgaattgggaagcactttgcaagacgTATGATTTccatgagggtatgcttgtcaccttggatcttggtgatcctaaCATCGATAAAGaaaatatggacatttgggttcttgttgatacgcttccaattctaccgctatgtgagtttatcaaacatatttattaagtaatttatattgtttatttcagaATAGTTGACATCTTATTTCCATTAACAACTTATTTTCATACTTTAAAAAATAtacggaagatggtagacagaacctactacactgATGCCGCAGAATTAACTTATCAGAAGAAACATCATCTTATCTCATTTATTaatgatcttgagaattacaatatctattatcaaactcctgcacattatggtcaatacgtgccactagtgcacgtgttgaactacggtaacatccatggagattgcatggtaagattttttactattacgacatccgtgcatctgtTGCATAAATTTTTCTAAAactaaactacattgctaactacgaagttattactatgtttttcaacagaaaatcccaaaggattgtgtgcctcatctgatgtttcCGAAAGGTTGCCTTGATGTTATGAGCATACGGCCAGATAGGCCTACGCATCACTGCTAttcataccggatttctaaaaccgataaagacatgacaatcaaagattggaaaaaatgtatggttagtcgtagggagctacttggaagcaacattgtgcgaggagcaagaattggagacagcatgatctccattctccataatggagagtgaggccctatcttgttttatgctattctACCTTAGAGTGGGTAGTTAGATCCTAGCTAATACTCATGAggatgtgctaagaacaattaagtagggttggttagatgactatgatgatgatgagtatgacttgttatcATGATAACGAGTACAAAttgtatgatgatgatgagtaggACTTCTTATTATGATACCAATGATGAGTTATTTAATATtgtgatgatgcatgatgctaagttgttatatgagcatgatgagttattatatatatcagtgggtgaaatgaacgtgGATTAGactcaagtggaggcaacatgtggtgcatgtcgaaagtactactaatccaaacttgatcaaagtactactaatccaacatgtggtgcatgtcccagcgctactgctatatgtATTTCAAGCGCTACTAGTAGGCTTTCTCCTagcagtgggggggggggggggggggggggggaggagggaggggccGTGCTTGTGTGTGAGATCTTACATCTTTTTAACAAATTGGTACTATTACGTGTTTACATACTATCTTTTTTTTCATGGATATGTTTACATACTATCGTCACCACAATTAAGGCCACTCATGAATTAAGCTAAAACCACCGGCTCCAACGCTTCAAAAATATCTATCACGTGTTGACACAAAAAAAGTCTGATCCATTACAGTTTTATTTGTTCGAGATGGTGGTTTTTTTATAGTCATCATCACACAGTGAAGTTTTTCTTTTGACAGCAATCATGATGAAGTTAATCTGAGCAGCAGAGCTCTCCCAGCAGATTATGGGCGCCCGATGTGCAGATTATGTGCAAGCAAAGCAATCACAATGTACATTTTCCAAAATGCCTTTCACAGTGTCCAAATTCCAGTCATAACTACTCGTTTCCCAGATTCCAGTCATAACAGTGAAATGCTAGATTTGGGGgtcgcgaaacagaagagaagcAGAGAGACATAttcaatctcggaggggctctcgcccctccgccgccatgtaggccatggaccagaggggaaaccctcctcccatccaGGGAGGAGgccaagaaagaagaagaagaaggaggagggctctgtccccctctctcccggtggcgccggagtgccgccggggcaaggatcgtaACGACGATCTACATGAACAATCTTGCTATCGTCAACACCAACTTtatccccctctatgcagtggtgtaacatCTCTACTCCCGTTCTAATTCTTTACTTAATCATGGTGCTCGACactatatattattatccaatgatatgtggttatcctatgatgtttgagtataTTTGTTTTGTCCTATAGGCTAATCGATGATCGTGGTTGGTAtgagttgtatattttattttggtgttgtcctacggtgccctccgtgtcgcgcaaacgtgagggatccccgctgtaggatGTTGCATTAcgttcatgattctcttataATGAGTGGGGTGAGTGACAGAGACACatacccgagtaagggggttgttgcgtatgggagtaaagaggacttgatacttaaggctatggttgggttttaccttaatgatctttagtagttgcgaatgcttgctagagttccaatcataagtgcatatgatccaagtacgaaaagtatgttagctcatgcctctccctcatataaaattgcaataatgattaccggtctagttatcgattacTTAGGGACAAATATTTCTCTTGTGTTACAAAAAGCTTTCTCTACACTACTAACTTTATTATCTTATaatttattcatagttttattttagtaaagtacttctagttttattcttgttctaggtaaagcaagcTTTAaatgtgcatagagttgtatcggtggtcgataaaacttgagggaatatttgttctacctttagctccttgttgtgttcgaaactcttacttatcgaaaaaggctacaaacgatcccctacaATTGTGGGTTATCACAGAGGCTGTTGCAAAACGGTGACTACCGCACCTGCCTGACCAGGTCTCACGCGCCCATCTCACGCTCTCCACGATGCATACCTAGGAATGGCTGGCTTGATTCAGATTTAGCATGAAGCAATGGAAGAACAACATGGGAAGATCCGAAGATCAAAGGAAAACAAATAAAAAGGCAACAACAGTGCAATTCGCTGCTGATCAGCACTACACTTTCATGGGGGATCGCCATCCACTCGCGACAACATAGTAAAGCTCCGAATCCGATGGAGAAACGAAGAAAAACTAGGCAAGTTGACGCCACCAAAGATCACCGAACGGACCACCGGTCGCCTATCATTGTACGCCACTCAGCCCTGCCACCGCAGCTTCAACTTCATAGCAACAAACAACCGAGGCAGTCGCACATGCACGCTGAAGAAGAGGCGACTACCCAACCAACGCCATGTCTCTGATGTCAATCACCCCATCATCGTTGCCACAAGAGCATAGCCGCCAACACAACATACATACACCCTTCCATGAACCTCCGTCCACCACCGTCATGAGCCACAGACCCTctagccggatccacctccaacaCCATGCCCCCAAGAGGGAAAGCAGCCCCGAGCACACCTGCTAGAACTGCCGTCCTCCGATCCAGAAGAccggatctagggtttcccccggagaaGGCCAGGAATGGAGGTGAAATCTACGACGTTGATGCCTTCAGTAAGGGAATGACGCCGTGAGGTGCCGCCATCGACGACTCCGGCAGCAAACGGAGTACGACTTTCGCCGGTAGCAAACCCGCCGGAACCCAAAACTCAGCCAGCCCACCGGCTGCCACGTACCTAAAAAGAAGGTTAGCACCACACCTCGGTCCTGCGCCGCGCGCAGCAAGGACCCACCCGCCCAGACCCCCAGAAACCCAAGTCAGGTCCCGAGGCCTGTGGTCCTCACATGTCCGACGGACAGAGCCACCGTAGACACCTCCTTGCGCAGCCACCACAGACACCTCCAAGCTCGCACAGGATGCATCGACAAAAACGGTCGCCTGCCCGACGGACCGTGCCACCTGAACACCACTCTGCTGCCGAGTGGCCCGCACCGCCCAAACCATAGGAGGGGAGACAACGAGAGGCCCGCCGCCACCGACGCCATGGATGCTAGCCCGACGGCGCTTCTGGCGGCGGCGGAAGAGGGTCTATGTTGGGCGGCGGCTAGGTTTAACGCCCGAGTCGCCCGTGTgtgtgaggggggggggggggacatgtTTACATACTATAATATTTTTTCCAGATATGTTTACATACTATCCTCGCCACAATTAAGGCCACTCATGAATTAAGCTAAAACCACCGGCTCCAACGCTCAAAAATAACTATGACGTTTTGATACAAAAAATTTCTGATCCATTACAGTTTTATTATTTGAGATGGTGATCTTTTTTATAGTCATCATCACATAGTGAAGTTTTTCTTTTGACAGCAATCACGGTGAAGTTAATCTCACCAGCTGAGCTCTCCCCGCAGATTATGGACGCCCGATGTGCAGATTATGTGCAGAAAGCAATCACGATGTACATTTTCCAAAACGCCCTTCACAGTGTCCAAATTCCAGTCATAACTGCTCCTTTCCCAGATCCCACAATCCCGTGCTAAAACCAAATCGAGACCACCGAGCTAGGGTTTCTCACCACCGGCGGTGCCATGGACGGCAACGCGGCGGACCACCGCCACCAgtcccctcctcctctccttccGCCGCCGCATGCCCCCTGGGAGATGGCCTCTCTGCCGATCCCCGACGAGCTCCTGCGTGAAATCTTCCTCCACCTGCCCACCCCTGCCGATCTCGTCCGAGCCTCCGCCGCCTGCGTCTCCTTCCGCCGCGTCGTTGCCGATCGATCCTTCCTTCGGCGGTTCCGCAAGCTCCACGCCCCGCCCCTCCTCGGCTTCCTCAGTTCGCTCAGTCCGCATAGCGGCTTCGAGTTCCACCCCGCCGTGCCGCCTCACCCCTCTGCGTCGGCGGCCAGCGCCGTTGCCCTCGCCGCCGACTTCTCCTTCTCTTTTGTCCCCGCCCCAGCCACTTCTGACTGCTGGGTCCTCCGGGACATCCGCGACGGCCGCTTCCTGCTAGTCAGCGCCGGACGAGGTTTTTTGGGTGGAGAAATGGTGGTCTGCGACCCCTTGCACCGGCGATACATCCTGGTTCCACCAATCCCTGACGACCTAGCTGCTATGGTTGCGAACCCGGGTCTCTCGGAGACTTTCCTCGTTCCCCGGGGGGATGGCCATGATGACGAGGCAGCAGCTGAGGAAGAGACATCATTCAGAGTGATGGGTATGGTGTACTGCGAAGCTAACATCATCTCCTTTGTATTTTCTTCCAGCACCAGACAATGGCGAGCCGCTGCATCCCGTAGTTGGATCGATTTGTTAGATGGCTTGTTATGGTCGCTAGAGGAGAGACTCTTCTGCTGGCGCTGGCGCCAATACGTGTATGGCTGCTTTTACTGGATTCCAGACTGGGAGTATGAAATGAAAATTTTGGTGCTCGACACCCGGAGTATGGAGTTCTCCTTTGCCGACCCCCCATCCGAAGCCAAACATGCATCCAGTAATGATATAACTATGATCGAAGCAGGAGAAGGCAAGCCTGGGATGCTTATCCGTGGATATGAGTACGGCCCATTTGATCACATTTATACTATTTGGAGAAACAATGGTGGGAGTTCTAGCCAGTGGCAGAAGGAGAAGATAATCTCACCCTCATTGGGCTGTGAGTACATGGGCAACGGTTCAATGGGGAAGTACTTGGTCCTGAATCACTTGGGAAACTCATCACTTGAGCCAGGCTTATACATGTTGGACATCAAAACATTACAACTTGAGAGGGTGTGTGCTTCGATAGTGCATGGCTTCGCATATAGCAACTACCCACCATCGTTGTCGTCACCGACAATATCAAGCGGTAAACTCTCTGTCTCTGTTTCTTTTAGTTATTTATTACCCTTCATTGTTGTCCCACAGCTTGTAGATGCTTGATTGTTGGCTATTGTAATTGCTAATTCTTGTTTACACGTTCATAGATGTTACTTCTTTTGTGTTTGTGGCAAAGCTAATGAGGCTCAGGAACATGAAGAATGGATTGTAAGTTATTTTTTAGTCTGTTTTGGATGCCACTGTAAGGTAACAAGACAAGAGGAACAATCTTGAACACTATGAGCACCATTTTGGAGGCATGGTGAATTCATAAAAGCCACTAGATCACAATGATTATTTCAGATTAATGTTCTTATGGTCAAGCTAACTAAGAAGGTATACAAGTCAAATTCTTTTCACCTTTGATTATTTGACCTTAGAAACATTCATTCCAGGCAGTGGGAGTCGTTTTTTTCTCTTTTGATAGATTTAATGAGGAATGAAGTTACGTTTTCCTCATTTTTCCATCTATAAACAGGGCTGTTCCTGAGATTTCACTGGCCCATGGCGAAATTTGAACATGGGGCCCCTTAATACAAAGATCAAAATATAATATACATGTATGTTAAATGTTATCAATAAATACTTAAAGTGCATTGAAAGCTTTCATTTTTTTTTTACATATTAACTTGAAAAAAATTCTTCTAACACTATTTATAGTTCTCTTATAGGCCCTTCTCCAATCTTATGTCCATTGCTTTGCTATCAAGATAATTCCAGTTTCTAGGATCATACACATCTAGAGTAAAATTGGTTCCGTGTCAAGACTAGCAAATTCTGTAGTAGTTGAATCACATATGTTCTCATAATGACTCGTATTGTTAATTGCCCTTGTCTTTTGGATTAACATTAGTTGTTCCTCCAAGAAATCTATGATCAAGTCGTCTGGATTTCTTCAGCTGCTCGTATTACTCTTAAAAAATCATCAGTAGACCCTCTTCATAATTCTATTAACTCATCTGCTCGTTTCCTCCCATTTTTCCTTTCCTGGCTGCCGGATGCATAAACATCTTAGATGATGTGCGATGCTAAAATCTAAATAAAAAATCAGTGTGGGAACACCACTGCAATGTTACAAAAGTATAGA
The sequence above is a segment of the Aegilops tauschii subsp. strangulata cultivar AL8/78 chromosome 6, Aet v6.0, whole genome shotgun sequence genome. Coding sequences within it:
- the LOC109763045 gene encoding uncharacterized protein translates to MDGNAADHRHQSPPPLLPPPHAPWEMASLPIPDELLREIFLHLPTPADLVRASAACVSFRRVVADRSFLRRFRKLHAPPLLGFLSSLSPHSGFEFHPAVPPHPSASAASAVALAADFSFSFVPAPATSDCWVLRDIRDGRFLLVSAGRGFLGGEMVVCDPLHRRYILVPPIPDDLAAMVANPGLSETFLVPRGDGHDDEAAAEEETSFRVMGMVYCEANIISFVFSSSTRQWRAAASRSWIDLLDGLLWSLEERLFCWRWRQYVYGCFYWIPDWEYEMKILVLDTRSMEFSFADPPSEAKHASSNDITMIEAGEGKPGMLIRGYEYGPFDHIYTIWRNNGGSSSQWQKEKIISPSLGCEYMGNGSMGKYLVLNHLGNSSLEPGLYMLDIKTLQLERVCASIVHGFAYSNYPPSLSSPTISSGIEEEVLEQGYA